A stretch of the Staphylococcus sp. NRL 16/872 genome encodes the following:
- a CDS encoding Cof-type HAD-IIB family hydrolase has translation MVKAIAVDMDGTFLDSNKEYDTARFNKIFQELKQRNIEFIAASGNQFAKLKSIFGERDMFFISENGAVIYHGTDLYNYRSFSQDEYTEVVNYLNNERKIDEFIVCGLKSAYILKNTSEAFKKDAHFYYHQLEEIDSFQPLPDDEYVKIALNINRDTHSTLDADLEEKFSDTIKLVSSGHNSIDIIMPNMTKGQALKRLLNEWNMEASELMAFGDANNDKDMLEFAKYSYVMANSQDQSLFDIASAVAPSNDEQGVLQIIEQEVLK, from the coding sequence ATGGTTAAAGCAATTGCTGTGGATATGGATGGGACATTTTTAGATTCAAATAAGGAATATGATACAGCTCGTTTTAATAAAATTTTTCAAGAGTTGAAGCAACGTAATATAGAATTTATTGCTGCAAGTGGTAATCAATTTGCGAAACTGAAATCAATATTTGGTGAAAGAGATATGTTCTTTATTTCGGAAAATGGAGCAGTCATTTATCATGGTACAGACTTATATAATTATCGCAGTTTTAGTCAAGATGAGTATACGGAAGTCGTCAATTATCTAAATAATGAAAGAAAGATTGATGAATTTATCGTATGTGGTTTGAAAAGCGCATATATTTTAAAAAATACGAGTGAGGCTTTTAAGAAAGATGCACATTTCTATTATCATCAGTTAGAAGAAATTGATTCATTTCAACCACTACCAGATGATGAATATGTCAAAATAGCGTTAAACATTAATCGCGATACGCATTCAACATTGGATGCTGATTTAGAAGAAAAGTTTAGCGATACAATCAAACTTGTGTCAAGTGGTCATAACAGTATTGATATTATCATGCCTAACATGACTAAAGGGCAAGCGCTCAAACGGTTATTAAATGAGTGGAATATGGAGGCGTCAGAGTTGATGGCATTTGGAGATGCGAATAATGATAAAGACATGTTAGAATTCGCAAAATATAGCTATGTAATGGCAAATAGCCAAGATCAATCTTTATTCGATATCGCTAGTGCAGTAGCACCAAGTAATGATGAACAAGGTGTTTTACAAATCATTGAACAAGAAGTATTAAAATAG
- a CDS encoding D-lactate dehydrogenase — translation MTKIMFFGTRDYEKNDALNWGKANNVEVVTSEDILSEETVDQLEGFDGVTTMQFGKLADSVYPKLEKYGIKQIAQRTAGFDMYDLDLAKKHGIIISNVPSYSPETIAEYSVSIALHLIRRFPAIEKRVQEHNFKWAAPIMSTPVKNMTVAIIGTGRIGAATGKIYAGFGAKVVGYDAYPNNSLDFLEYKDSVEEAIDGADIISLHVPANKESFHLFDAEMFSKVKKGAVLVNAARGAVIDTPELIKAVNNGTLLGAAIDTYENEADYFTYDWSNKEVEDKTLLELIENENILVTPHIAFFSDEAVRNLVEGGLNAALSVINTGKCETQLN, via the coding sequence ATGACAAAAATTATGTTTTTCGGAACTCGTGACTATGAGAAAAATGACGCTTTAAATTGGGGTAAAGCTAACAATGTAGAAGTTGTTACTTCTGAAGATATTTTAAGCGAAGAAACAGTTGATCAATTAGAAGGTTTCGATGGCGTAACTACAATGCAGTTTGGTAAATTAGCAGATTCAGTTTATCCTAAACTTGAGAAATATGGCATTAAACAAATTGCACAACGTACAGCTGGATTTGATATGTATGATTTAGATCTTGCTAAAAAACATGGCATTATCATTTCTAACGTGCCTAGTTATTCTCCAGAAACTATCGCAGAATATTCAGTATCAATTGCACTTCATTTAATTCGTCGCTTCCCTGCAATTGAAAAACGCGTTCAAGAACATAATTTCAAATGGGCAGCACCAATCATGTCTACTCCTGTTAAAAATATGACTGTAGCAATTATTGGTACAGGTCGTATCGGTGCTGCAACTGGTAAAATTTATGCTGGTTTTGGTGCTAAAGTTGTTGGTTACGATGCATATCCTAACAACTCTTTAGACTTCTTAGAATACAAAGATTCAGTAGAAGAAGCTATTGATGGCGCAGATATCATTTCATTACATGTACCTGCTAACAAAGAAAGCTTCCACTTATTTGATGCAGAAATGTTCTCTAAAGTAAAAAAAGGCGCTGTATTAGTTAACGCTGCTCGTGGTGCTGTAATCGATACACCTGAATTAATCAAAGCTGTTAATAATGGTACTTTATTAGGTGCTGCTATTGATACTTATGAGAATGAAGCTGATTACTTCACATATGACTGGTCTAATAAAGAAGTCGAAGATAAAACATTATTAGAATTAATTGAAAATGAAAATATCTTAGTAACACCTCACATTGCTTTCTTCTCAGACGAAGCTGTAAGAAACTTAGTTGAAGGCGGATTAAACGCTGCATTATCTGTAATTAACACAGGCAAATGTGAAACTCAATTAAACTAA
- a CDS encoding NAD(P)H-dependent oxidoreductase: MSEMQDTIINAFNFRHATKEFDPEKKVSDSDFETILETARLSPSSLGLEPWRFVVIQNQDLRDKLIPYSAGAQKQLKTASHFVLILARKNVTPSSDYVQSVVKNVKKYEESTLPAFNEKVNGFQTNFHINDNDRTLLDWASKQTYIALANMMTSAALLGIDSCPMESFDLDKVTEILSEEGILNTDDFAPSVMVGFGYRKEEPKAKVRQSADDVIQWVK, encoded by the coding sequence ATGAGTGAAATGCAAGATACAATTATAAACGCGTTTAATTTTAGACATGCAACAAAAGAGTTTGATCCGGAGAAAAAAGTGAGCGATTCTGACTTTGAAACGATACTTGAAACAGCTAGATTATCACCAAGCTCATTAGGTTTAGAGCCATGGCGTTTTGTCGTGATTCAGAATCAAGATTTACGAGATAAATTAATTCCGTATAGTGCAGGTGCTCAAAAGCAGTTGAAAACGGCAAGTCACTTCGTACTTATATTAGCCCGTAAGAATGTAACTCCTAGTTCTGATTACGTTCAATCGGTTGTTAAAAATGTCAAAAAATACGAAGAAAGTACGCTACCTGCATTTAATGAAAAAGTAAATGGCTTCCAAACGAATTTCCATATTAATGATAATGACCGTACATTATTAGATTGGGCGAGCAAACAAACGTATATTGCTTTAGCTAATATGATGACATCTGCAGCGTTACTTGGCATCGACTCATGTCCAATGGAAAGTTTCGACTTAGATAAAGTTACTGAAATCTTATCTGAAGAAGGCATTTTAAACACTGATGATTTTGCACCTTCTGTTATGGTTGGTTTCGGCTATAGAAAAGAGGAACCTAAAGCGAAAGTACGTCAATCTGCAGATGATGTTATTCAATGGGTTAAATAA
- a CDS encoding aldehyde dehydrogenase family protein: MAKVNVRDFIDEKYGLFINGEFQDSESGETLTVTNPANGEDLAQVAKANKKDVDKAVQAATNAFDSWSKISKEERADYLLEISRRIHEKAEHFATVESLQNGKPYRETSTIDVPQAANQFKYFASVLTTDEGTVNELDENTMSLVVNEPVGVVGAVVAWNFPILLASWKLGPALAAGNTVVIQPSSSTPLTLIELAKVFQEVLPKGVVNVVTGKGSESGDAIFNHEGVNKLSFTGSTDVGYGVAKAGAERIVPTTLELGGKSANIIFDDANLEQVVEGVQLGILFNQGEVCSAGSRLLVQSSIYDEIMPKLKDAFENIKVGDPFDEDVKMSAQTGPEQLEKIESYVKLAEEDSSANILTGGHRITDNGRDKGYFFEPTIIELSDNSHKLAQEEIFGPVLVVEKFDDEQDAIKIANDSEYGLAGGIFTTNINRALNVAKAMRTGRIWINTYNQIPAGAPFGGYKKSGIGREVYKDAIKNYQQVKNIFIDTSNQTKGLY, encoded by the coding sequence ATGGCTAAAGTAAATGTTAGAGATTTTATCGATGAAAAATATGGTTTATTCATTAACGGAGAATTTCAAGATAGTGAAAGTGGAGAAACGTTAACAGTTACTAATCCTGCTAACGGTGAAGATTTAGCACAAGTAGCTAAAGCGAATAAAAAAGATGTCGATAAAGCAGTACAAGCCGCAACTAATGCATTTGACAGTTGGAGTAAAATTTCAAAAGAAGAACGTGCAGACTATTTATTAGAAATTAGTCGTCGTATCCATGAAAAAGCTGAACACTTTGCGACAGTCGAATCATTACAAAATGGTAAACCTTATCGTGAAACATCAACAATTGATGTGCCACAAGCGGCAAACCAATTTAAATATTTCGCAAGTGTGTTAACTACTGATGAAGGTACAGTCAATGAACTAGATGAAAATACAATGAGTTTAGTAGTTAATGAACCAGTGGGCGTAGTTGGCGCAGTAGTAGCTTGGAATTTCCCAATTTTATTAGCATCATGGAAATTGGGTCCAGCATTAGCAGCAGGTAATACAGTAGTTATTCAACCATCATCATCAACACCATTAACTTTAATTGAACTTGCAAAAGTCTTCCAAGAAGTATTACCTAAAGGTGTTGTAAACGTAGTAACAGGTAAAGGTTCTGAATCTGGTGACGCTATCTTCAATCATGAAGGTGTAAATAAATTATCATTCACTGGTTCTACAGATGTTGGTTACGGTGTAGCTAAAGCAGGTGCTGAACGTATCGTACCAACAACATTAGAACTAGGTGGTAAAAGTGCGAACATCATCTTTGACGATGCTAACTTAGAACAAGTGGTTGAAGGTGTACAATTAGGCATTCTATTCAACCAAGGTGAAGTTTGTAGTGCAGGTTCTCGCTTATTAGTTCAATCTTCAATTTATGATGAAATCATGCCTAAGCTTAAAGATGCATTTGAAAATATTAAAGTAGGCGATCCATTCGACGAAGATGTGAAAATGAGTGCACAAACTGGTCCAGAACAATTAGAAAAAATTGAAAGCTATGTAAAATTAGCTGAAGAAGATTCAAGTGCTAATATTTTAACTGGTGGCCATCGTATTACAGATAATGGTCGCGATAAAGGTTATTTCTTCGAACCAACAATTATTGAATTAAGTGATAATAGCCATAAATTAGCGCAAGAAGAAATCTTCGGACCTGTATTAGTGGTTGAAAAATTCGACGATGAACAAGATGCAATTAAAATTGCGAACGATTCTGAATATGGTTTAGCTGGTGGTATCTTTACTACTAATATCAACCGTGCATTAAATGTTGCAAAAGCAATGAGAACAGGCCGTATTTGGATTAATACTTATAACCAAATTCCAGCAGGCGCACCATTTGGCGGTTACAAAAAATCAGGTATTGGCCGTGAAGTTTATAAAGATGCAATTAAAAACTATCAACAAGTTAAAAACATCTTTATTGACACTAGCAACCAAACAAAAGGTTTATACTAA
- a CDS encoding VOC family protein: protein MTSFHTTEATQVTNITLNVQDLNRMTDFYSNILGFSIKEQNNQSVTFNVGAHGHTLTLNLLEDGRRPAFREAGLFHVAYLLPSRTDLANFLFHMSRMNIPVGGGEHLVSEALYFNDPEGNGIEVYQDRPIDTWQWSDGFVKMDTLEVDADDLIAQRSEEGWQGWPAGGKIGHLHLKTHDLGQAREFYIEQIGLEHISHYPQALFMSTQKYHHHIAANTWQSNQVRLDNEHTYGLAHFDIYKPNVEETQLTSPEGFDITLHSDTSVVPG, encoded by the coding sequence ATGACTTCATTTCACACAACTGAAGCAACACAAGTTACAAATATTACTTTAAATGTACAAGATTTAAATAGAATGACTGATTTTTATTCAAATATATTAGGATTTTCAATCAAAGAACAAAATAACCAATCTGTTACGTTTAACGTAGGTGCACACGGACACACTTTAACATTAAATTTATTAGAAGACGGACGTCGCCCTGCTTTTAGAGAAGCTGGATTATTCCATGTCGCTTATCTTTTACCAAGTCGTACAGATTTAGCAAACTTCCTTTTCCATATGAGTCGCATGAACATTCCTGTCGGTGGTGGCGAGCATTTAGTAAGTGAGGCACTATATTTTAATGATCCGGAAGGCAATGGTATTGAGGTCTATCAAGATCGTCCTATTGATACTTGGCAATGGTCTGATGGTTTCGTGAAAATGGATACCCTAGAAGTGGATGCTGATGATTTAATTGCACAACGTTCTGAAGAAGGTTGGCAAGGTTGGCCTGCAGGAGGCAAAATTGGACATTTACACCTTAAAACACATGATTTAGGTCAAGCACGTGAGTTTTATATTGAACAAATAGGTTTAGAACATATTTCTCACTATCCACAAGCGTTATTCATGTCTACACAAAAATATCATCACCACATTGCTGCAAACACTTGGCAATCTAATCAAGTACGCTTAGACAATGAGCATACTTATGGTTTAGCTCACTTTGATATTTACAAACCAAATGTAGAAGAAACACAACTTACATCACCAGAAGGCTTCGACATCACACTTCACAGTGATACAAGCGTAGTACCTGGATAA
- a CDS encoding GNAT family N-acetyltransferase has product MAEDIKQGNNKFYVGDDENNPQAVITYKQVDNNEIDIDHTGVSDELGGQGLGTKLVDAVVQHARENNLKIIASCPFAKDVLEKNEDYQDVYFG; this is encoded by the coding sequence ATGGCTGAAGACATTAAACAAGGTAATAACAAATTTTACGTTGGTGACGATGAAAATAATCCGCAAGCAGTAATCACTTATAAACAAGTTGATAATAATGAAATCGACATTGACCACACTGGCGTGTCTGATGAATTAGGTGGCCAAGGTTTAGGCACTAAATTAGTAGATGCAGTGGTACAACATGCACGTGAAAATAATTTAAAAATTATCGCATCTTGCCCATTTGCGAAAGACGTATTAGAAAAAAATGAAGATTATCAAGACGTTTACTTCGGATAA
- a CDS encoding zinc ABC transporter substrate-binding protein codes for MKRASVLILIMCLSIALSACSTTHSTHTKEKVTTKNKIDIYTTVFAFKSFTQQIGGKYVNVDTIYPPGADTHTYEPSQRDMINIAKSDLFIYSSDELDPVAEKITKSMNNDDMKLAVADDLSHKDLLTEDNDHDEHEHHHAEAGHDPHVWLDPVLDKKFAKKIKEDLVKRDPSHKAYYEKNFQKLNQDLTHLDKELTQITTHPKRDKVVISHDSLGYLAQRYHFEQEGVSGMNNEETSQKDILAMIKQIDQTHQPYILYEQNITSKITDVIRDETKAKPVSFNNLSVLTKEQANDDTLTFQSIMKKNIKALDKALNE; via the coding sequence TTGAAAAGGGCGTCCGTACTGATCCTCATTATGTGCTTAAGTATCGCTTTATCAGCTTGTAGCACAACACACAGTACCCATACAAAAGAGAAGGTTACAACCAAAAATAAAATCGACATCTATACGACTGTATTCGCATTCAAAAGTTTTACACAACAAATCGGCGGTAAATACGTCAACGTGGATACAATTTATCCTCCAGGGGCAGATACCCATACGTATGAACCAAGTCAGCGCGATATGATTAATATTGCTAAAAGTGATTTGTTTATTTATTCAAGTGATGAGTTAGATCCAGTTGCAGAAAAGATTACGAAATCAATGAACAATGACGATATGAAATTAGCGGTGGCAGATGACCTAAGTCATAAAGACTTATTAACAGAAGACAATGATCATGATGAACATGAACACCACCACGCTGAAGCGGGACATGACCCACACGTGTGGCTAGATCCAGTGCTAGATAAAAAATTTGCTAAGAAGATTAAAGAGGATTTAGTGAAACGAGACCCGTCTCATAAAGCGTATTATGAAAAGAATTTTCAAAAGTTGAATCAAGATTTAACACACTTAGACAAAGAGTTAACACAAATTACGACACATCCTAAACGTGATAAAGTAGTGATTTCTCATGATTCATTAGGCTATTTAGCACAGCGATATCACTTTGAACAAGAAGGCGTTAGTGGCATGAATAACGAAGAGACAAGTCAGAAAGATATTCTTGCGATGATTAAACAAATTGATCAAACACACCAACCTTACATCTTATATGAACAAAATATTACTTCTAAAATCACAGATGTCATTCGCGATGAAACTAAAGCCAAACCAGTAAGTTTCAATAACTTATCCGTCCTAACTAAAGAACAAGCCAACGACGACACATTAACTTTCCAATCCATCATGAAGAAAAACATCAAAGCCTTAGACAAAGCATTGAATGAATAA
- the aldA gene encoding aldehyde dehydrogenase — translation MANQLFINNEFIESKSNETMDVINPATGEKIDTITFATEEEVNEAIEKSKHAQREWERVPAPTRAEHVKLLIPLLEQNKDELAKLYVEEQGKTLAQAEGEIDKAIQYIDYMTSLSMSNKGEVLQNSVANENIQLTKKPIGVTAGIVPWNAPIMVLMRKVIPAVVTGCSVVIKPSEETTLLTLKLAELFRASTIPAGLIQIVPGTGETVGTQLATHEDIQLVSLTGSMAAGKAVYKNAADTVKKVNLELGGNAPVLVTPHADLDKAIEYIVTARINNAGQVCTCPERIFVHEDVHDDFIAKAKDRMSQLHVGDPFDDNTDYGAIINQKQLDSIDEKVQEAAKNGANLVLGGHKMDRAGFFYEPTIIDNVKTSDSAFKEEIFGPVLAVTTYNDFDEVIDAANDTNAGLSSYIFSENLKEVMEATERLKFGEVYANCEAEEVINGYHAGWRESGLGGADGIHGFEEYYNTTVSYIRW, via the coding sequence ATGGCCAATCAACTATTTATTAACAATGAATTTATAGAGAGTAAGTCAAATGAGACGATGGATGTGATTAATCCTGCAACAGGCGAAAAAATTGATACCATCACGTTTGCGACGGAAGAAGAAGTGAATGAAGCGATTGAGAAATCAAAACATGCGCAACGTGAATGGGAGCGTGTGCCTGCACCTACACGTGCGGAACATGTAAAATTATTGATTCCTTTATTAGAACAAAATAAGGATGAATTAGCGAAGTTATATGTCGAGGAGCAAGGTAAGACGCTTGCGCAAGCTGAGGGAGAAATTGATAAAGCGATTCAATATATCGACTATATGACGAGCTTGAGTATGAGCAATAAAGGTGAAGTGTTACAAAATAGTGTTGCCAATGAAAATATTCAATTAACGAAGAAACCAATTGGAGTCACTGCAGGCATTGTGCCATGGAATGCGCCGATTATGGTGTTAATGCGTAAGGTTATTCCAGCTGTGGTGACTGGTTGTTCTGTAGTTATTAAGCCAAGTGAGGAAACAACATTATTAACATTGAAATTAGCAGAATTATTCCGTGCATCAACAATCCCAGCTGGTTTAATTCAAATCGTGCCTGGTACTGGTGAAACTGTAGGTACTCAACTTGCAACACATGAAGATATTCAATTAGTGTCACTAACAGGTAGTATGGCCGCTGGTAAAGCCGTGTATAAGAATGCTGCTGATACTGTGAAGAAAGTGAATCTTGAATTAGGCGGTAATGCCCCTGTCTTAGTCACACCACATGCTGATTTAGATAAAGCGATAGAATATATCGTAACAGCGCGTATTAATAATGCAGGTCAAGTGTGTACATGTCCTGAACGTATCTTCGTGCATGAAGATGTGCATGATGACTTTATTGCTAAAGCGAAAGATCGCATGAGTCAACTTCACGTGGGCGATCCATTTGATGACAATACAGATTACGGCGCGATTATTAATCAGAAACAATTAGATAGCATTGATGAAAAAGTACAAGAAGCAGCTAAGAATGGCGCTAACCTTGTGTTAGGTGGACATAAGATGGACCGTGCTGGTTTCTTCTATGAACCTACGATTATTGATAATGTGAAAACGAGCGATAGTGCGTTTAAAGAAGAAATATTTGGGCCTGTGCTTGCTGTAACGACTTATAATGACTTTGACGAAGTGATTGACGCGGCGAATGATACAAATGCTGGACTATCTTCATATATCTTCTCTGAGAATTTAAAAGAAGTGATGGAAGCAACAGAACGACTTAAATTCGGTGAAGTGTATGCCAACTGTGAAGCGGAAGAAGTTATAAATGGTTATCATGCTGGCTGGAGAGAATCTGGTTTAGGTGGTGCCGATGGTATTCACGGCTTTGAGGAATACTATAATACAACAGTAAGTTATATTAGATGGTAA
- a CDS encoding MarR family transcriptional regulator yields MNRTQESLKAFIGLHRALDALEKVVKQDVQNYGLNVTEFAVLELLYNKGPQPIQRIRDRVLIASSSISYVVSQLEDKGWITRDKDPNDQRVYHATLTDKGQQFMAKIFPQHATTLTHAFSELTEEELITLQQAFKKLSKQSP; encoded by the coding sequence ATGAATCGCACGCAAGAGTCACTAAAAGCATTTATAGGGCTACATAGGGCATTGGATGCGTTAGAGAAAGTAGTTAAACAAGATGTTCAAAATTACGGACTAAACGTCACAGAATTTGCCGTCTTGGAATTACTTTACAACAAAGGCCCACAACCGATTCAACGCATCAGAGATAGAGTTCTCATCGCAAGTAGCAGTATTTCTTATGTGGTGAGCCAATTGGAAGACAAAGGGTGGATCACGCGTGATAAAGACCCTAACGATCAACGTGTCTATCACGCAACTTTGACAGATAAAGGACAGCAATTCATGGCGAAGATCTTTCCTCAACATGCCACGACACTGACACATGCTTTCTCAGAATTAACAGAAGAGGAACTGATTACGCTTCAACAGGCTTTCAAGAAATTAAGTAAACAATCCCCCTGA
- a CDS encoding sodium:proton antiporter produces the protein MSFDLPVMLIIVLFLALGIFSQWLATRIKWPSIVVMSIVGLLVGPILGLANPQHTLGSEVFSPIVSLAVAIILFEGSSNLDFRELKGISKAVIRIITIGAAISWILGSIALNKILEFPLSVSVVMGGLFLITGPTVIQPLLKQAKVRKSVDSILRWESIILDPIGPILALTAFYVYQIIEQGFGLQVIFLFILKIIITAAIGFGASFIFNLLIQRDMIPQNLMPSIQLVFILLVFSICDQILQESGLLAVTIFGLMMARYKRHDLIFKESDHFVENASSILVSTVFILITSSLTSSVLMDVLSWQLLVFAIVMIILVRPISVLLSTIGTEITKKERALVAMMAPRGIVVLTVAQFFGGLFLNDHVKMASYITPVTFGLVFITVVIYGFSFTPVSKLLGLASTEPPGVIIVGESEFSFHLGSKLREHDIPVMVFNLFENTTTKAEEYGFEIFKGNLLSSNDRIYADLIRYNKCLLMTKSFIFNSLAFNELVPEFGLNNVSMMPVSFTDEQARNNLNGPLRNHILFDENHSPRWFDNTIVNKNIVEIHAEEYDDITDSDMIIYHIDDDKVVSFNKSHKPLQQFDHGTYGILRDVY, from the coding sequence ATGTCTTTTGATTTACCTGTCATGCTCATCATTGTGCTATTTTTAGCGTTAGGAATCTTTAGCCAATGGTTAGCGACACGTATCAAATGGCCCTCAATCGTTGTCATGTCGATTGTAGGTTTATTAGTAGGGCCAATACTAGGGCTAGCGAATCCCCAACATACGCTAGGATCAGAGGTATTTAGTCCTATTGTTTCATTGGCTGTAGCGATTATTTTATTTGAAGGTAGTAGTAACTTAGATTTCCGTGAATTAAAAGGAATTTCTAAAGCAGTCATTCGTATTATTACGATAGGAGCTGCGATTTCATGGATTTTAGGCTCCATCGCTTTAAATAAAATATTAGAATTCCCATTATCAGTTTCTGTCGTTATGGGCGGATTATTTCTTATTACAGGTCCGACAGTTATTCAACCACTACTCAAACAAGCGAAAGTGCGCAAGAGCGTGGATTCTATTTTACGTTGGGAAAGCATCATTTTAGATCCTATCGGCCCAATTTTAGCCTTAACAGCGTTTTATGTTTATCAAATCATTGAACAAGGCTTCGGTTTACAAGTTATCTTTCTATTTATCTTGAAAATTATAATCACCGCTGCTATTGGATTTGGCGCATCATTTATATTCAATTTGTTGATTCAACGCGATATGATTCCACAAAATCTAATGCCATCTATTCAACTTGTCTTTATTCTGTTGGTATTTAGTATTTGTGATCAAATCTTACAAGAATCAGGTTTATTAGCTGTAACTATATTTGGTTTAATGATGGCACGATATAAGCGTCATGATTTAATTTTCAAAGAGTCAGATCATTTTGTTGAAAATGCTTCATCCATATTAGTATCAACCGTGTTTATTCTGATTACGTCATCATTAACGTCATCAGTATTAATGGATGTCTTATCATGGCAATTACTTGTCTTTGCGATCGTCATGATTATTCTAGTACGACCTATTTCAGTACTGTTATCAACTATTGGTACTGAAATTACGAAAAAAGAACGCGCACTTGTTGCCATGATGGCACCACGAGGTATTGTCGTATTAACAGTAGCTCAATTCTTTGGGGGCTTATTTTTAAACGACCACGTTAAAATGGCAAGTTATATTACTCCAGTAACATTTGGACTAGTATTTATTACCGTAGTTATTTATGGCTTTAGCTTTACCCCTGTAAGTAAATTGCTTGGTTTAGCTAGTACAGAACCACCTGGTGTCATCATAGTAGGGGAAAGTGAATTCTCCTTCCATTTAGGTAGCAAACTTCGTGAACATGATATTCCAGTCATGGTCTTCAACTTGTTTGAGAACACAACAACTAAAGCAGAAGAATATGGCTTTGAAATATTCAAAGGCAATTTACTTTCAAGTAACGACCGAATTTATGCGGATTTAATTCGCTATAATAAATGCTTACTCATGACGAAATCCTTTATTTTCAACAGTTTAGCCTTTAACGAATTAGTACCAGAATTTGGTCTCAACAATGTGAGCATGATGCCTGTATCGTTTACTGATGAACAGGCAAGAAATAATCTGAATGGTCCATTACGTAACCATATTTTATTTGATGAAAATCACAGCCCAAGATGGTTTGATAATACGATTGTGAATAAAAATATCGTGGAAATACATGCAGAAGAATATGACGATATTACTGACAGCGACATGATTATTTATCATATCGATGACGATAAAGTCGTATCATTTAATAAAAGCCATAAGCCATTACAACAATTCGATCATGGTACCTATGGCATATTGAGAGACGTGTATTAA